A region of the Methanobrevibacter ruminantium M1 genome:
TGCTTTTTCTTTTTTCGAGTCATTAAAGGACTAATTTCAAGATAAACAAAATCCTCCTCTGTAAACTCTTCCTCTTCATTCTCTATTTTATTATTTGTCCTATTTAAAGCTTTATTATAATCCATATCGGTTAACGATTTGACATGTATAGTAAACCAGTAGTCTCCATACTTATTTTCAATTTTATCCCTCTTTATCGGCTCTTTTGAAACAACATAAAGATGTATGTCCTTTTTTTCTTGATGAGCTATGCTGGCCCTATAAAGCCCAAACCTTAAAATATCCTCTAGCTTTAATCTGCTGCTTTGAAATTCAATAATATAGATTCTCTTCTTATAAACTCTTATAATAATATCAGAATGCAATTCCCTAAAAAAAGCATTTATAATTTCACTATCCACAAACTCTTCAAATATTGCTCCCTTTTCCAATATCTCCAAAAACCCATTGGGATTTTTCTTAAATGAGGTTTTAAGGATCTTATCATAGGGCTTATGGACTTTTATCCTCTTGATTTTCTCTTCAAAAGAGTTGAATCCTTTATGGTTTAATATACTGTAGTCTAAAATTTTTTCACCTCCTTTATCTTTATTCATTGGGGCGATTTTCATTTGTAAATAATTATTTGGTTCTCATTATATTTAAATCTTTTTCTAAACCATTATTTTTAAATAAAACTCATTTATTGACATCAAAATTGCTTTTAAGTTGTTAAAAAATTGATTTCAAAATGTGAAATTGTTTTAATTTCGTAACAATATTGACTTGAAAATGTGAAATTGTTTTGATTTCGTAACAATATTGATGTGAAATTGTTAAAGTTATAGGTGCGGTTAAAACCATTTTATTCAGTTAAATAAGGGTGTTTTTTTAAAATATCTATTTAAATCATTTAAATGTTGAAAAAATTAGTTTTAATATCTGTATTTTTGTTGATATGGTTTATTAGAATTTTTAAAAAAATAGAAAAAATAGTTTAAATCATGAAAATATGATAATTTGGATTAAATGCTGTCTAATTTGAAAACACTGAAATTGATTTAAGTTTGATAATCTTTAAATGAATTTTTAATCTTAATTTCATTGGATTTTTTAGCTTTTCACTTCGTTAATATTACTTTAGGCAACTGAAAAGATTTAATAATGTATTAGAACCATAAAATATAATTAGATGTCTATTCCCCATTCTTTTTTTCTAGAGTATGGTTTAGAATAGATGGGCTTGTGAACTTGAGGTGAGATTATGGATTTAAAAACAACAGATATAATTTATATTATTTGCGGTTTGGCCTTATTTATTATAGGAATGTATAAAATCATAACTGGATTATTTTAGATTCTTTTTTTTTTTAATGGATTTTTCTTCTCCATATCATTAAGGAATCAAAAGATTTTATTATTAAATATGATGGAGAACAATATGCTGTTTAACTAGGAAGAGAACTTTTGCAGGAATTAGGTGCATAATTATAGAATATCTCTAATTAGTGATTATTAGGTCTATTTAAACATATGTCTGGCTTTGGAGGATAAGATGGAGTATAGATTGCCAAGGATGGAAGATGAGGATGACATAAGGGACTTCATAAGGGAGTGCTGTTATGTTGAGGAATGCTATGTCATGCTCAAGCAGGAGCTCCTTCTTTCAGATTACAGCAAATGGGTTTCTCTAATACACAGATATGCATCTTTAGGCAATGGAAAATGGGGAAGATCCTTGCTTCTTCTTGCTTATGATGGTTCTCGATTAGTCGGAATACTGCCTATCAGATATGAAATATCCGAGGACTATGCTTTTCTATATGGCAATATTGGCTATCATGTAAGACCTTCCTTAAGGAATATGGGCTATGCTACCAAGATGCTTAAGCATGGATTGGAAATCTGCAAGGAAAAAGGAATGGCTCGGGTAATCGTTGGGTGTGATAGGGATAATCTGGCATCTTCTGCTGTGATAAAGAAATGTGGCGGTGTTCGTCTTAGGACATTCAATGACTCCTATGGCGTTAACGATTATTATGGAATTTATCTCTCAAGCGAATAAGGGAGACACTCTTGCCCTTTATTATTCTGTTTTTATTAATATTTCTTATTTTAAAAGCTTATTTGAATTTTAATATTTCTATTTTTAAAAATACTGCTTATCTTTTCTTATTTTATAATTTAAAGATGCAAGTAAGCACTTACATTCGAAAAACTATTTATATGTTCTTGAATAAAATAAATATTGTGTTTGTGTTTTATTGAATTGGTAGATGGTCATTTTTACCATCTATTGATTCTTAACCATGTATGCCTATATTTTATTTGATTAGATCATATATTGTTTGTTGATTAAATTATTTGGAGGTGAAATGATGCTTTTTTTAGGAGATATGGGTATGTTTTTTCAAAAATTTGATGATTTTATAGCTGATTTATATTTTTAAATGACTTATTAAAAAATTCGCAAAGATTTTTTTGTGTGATTATGGGAATTAATTTCCTATTTGATTGCCTGTTTAGATTTGAATTCTAAACAGGAAGTTTTATGCTTTTTTTGACTATTTTTACTAGTTTTTGTACTATTTTAGAATTATTTTCGATTAATCGTTCGGATAATTCAATTATAATCTTTTTTTAAATTATTATAATCTTTTAATTGCTTGTATCCTCGAGGGCTGTCTCTTGATTTATCTTCTGTTTATATCCTCTATAAATATTTCCAATTCCACGATATTCCACTGTAAATGCCAAAATATCAGTCAATACTCCTATTATAATGCTTATCCAACCATAAGAGTGGAAATATCCATTGATAAATACTAAAATAACAACAGCCGCTACAATCTTTGTATAGTCTTCAGCATATTCCTTCCAACCGATTGTTTCAACTGTTCTTTTGATTCTTTTAAAGTCAAATGCTGCTTTTAGTGTTTCCCCATCTGCTAGTATTGCAAGAGCGATTTCCATAAAGAATATTGTTCCATAGACAATGAGAAGTCCTAATATGATAAATAGTATGAAGCTGATAGGATCATGCTCAAAAAACAATTCTATGGTCTCGTGAAGATTTAGAATCATCTCTTCCAATTCAAATTCAGGGAAATTCATTGCTAGGGAAATCAAACCTAAAAGGGAAGCTTGTATGGTCAGATAGAATGTATATACGATGGTTCCTTTCACTCCGAAATTGAGCAATTCCTTAAGGCTTATCTTAGGCAGACTGGTGCCTCCATTGATTACGTCTTGAGTAACCTTTAATCCATAGCCTAAAATAACTAAAAGGACTATCACTGAGGTGGTTTTCATTATTCCACCCACTTTATTTGTTATGCATTCAAATATTAAAAATTGGATGAATACGATTAAAAATAAGGTTTTATTTTCAGTACAATATCTGACTGAACCTTTAAGCATTTGATTTGGCATATTGTTCTCCTAAAATTAATTTATCTCATTATTCTCATCATTAAGATATTTTTCACTAATTTTAATTTTATCTGAACTGTCTAATTAAATTTTTGATAATTTCTAGTTTTAATTTATGAAATTCATAATTTCCTATCTAAATGTTTAAAAAAATGAATGTGGGATTTTGGTTTTGGTGATTTTAAAGATTAAACAATATGATTTATCCAGATTGATTTAATAAGAATTATATAATGAGTATTAACATAATATTTATATGAATTAATTCTTAATATTCAAAACGCTTATTTTAAGAATTATTTAAGAGGGATTTAATAATTTTTCTTTATTAAGGTTTATTTATTATTTAATGCCTATTTGCTTATTTCAGATTAAGTTCTATGGAGAGTTTTTATGAAGAAGACAAAAATTATAGCTAGTGTAGGTCCTGCATCTGATTCAGTTGAAGTTATGAGTGATATGGTTGAGATGGGGATGGATTGTGCCAGGATCAATCTCTCTCATGCTAATCAAGAGGATATTTTAAAGATAATAGATGTGGTTAATGAGGTGCGTAAGATATGCAATGTGCCTTTGGCAATTATGTATGACACAAAAGGGCCTGAGTTTAGGACTTCTGAATTTAAGCATGGAGGTGTGCTGCTTAATGAAGGGGACACCATTAAGATGAGCAAGACTTGCATACAAGGTAATAAAGAGGAATTTGGAGTCAATCATAAAGAAGCAATCGACTTTATAAACGTGGGCGACAAGGTTCTAATCGACAATGCTCTCTTGGAATTTGAAGTCATTGACAAGAAAGAGGATTATGTGCTATTGAAGGCTTTAGGAGATGGAAAGATTCTAAATCATAAGACCATCAATGTCCCTGGTGTTGACTTGAAGCTTGATTTTATAAGTGATGTGGATAAGGAGGACATATCCTTTGCAGCAGGGCATTCCTGTGATTATTTGGCCCTTTCTTTTGTAAATTCAGGGGAAGATGTAATTGCAGCTCGTAAAATTGTGGAGGACGCCGGAGGAGATGCCCTTATCATTTCAAAGATTGAAAGTCGCATGGGCCTTATGAATCTTGATGAGATAATTGATGAATCTGACGGAATCATGGTGGCTCGAGGGGACTTGGGGGTTGAGGTACCAATGGAACATTTGCCTATAATTCAAAAGGACATCATCAGAAAATGTCGTGAAAAGGGCAAGTTTGCCATTGTTGCAACAGAGATGCTTGCTTCAATGTATGAAAGCCCTAGACCTACCCGTGCTGAGGTTTCAGATGTTGCAAATGCCGTTTTGGATGGAACCGATTGTGTAATGCTCTCTGGAGAGACAACTATCGGTAAGCATCCGGTCCATGCAGTTGAAATGATGGATCGTATATGCAATTATGTGGAATCGACCATTGACTATAGTAAGCATACCTTTTACAAGGGAAAGGTGGCTATCAGCGATACAATCGCCAAGCTTGTCATAGGAGCTAGCGAATATTCAGACATTAAGCTAATAGTCACACCTA
Encoded here:
- the pyk gene encoding pyruvate kinase — translated: MKKTKIIASVGPASDSVEVMSDMVEMGMDCARINLSHANQEDILKIIDVVNEVRKICNVPLAIMYDTKGPEFRTSEFKHGGVLLNEGDTIKMSKTCIQGNKEEFGVNHKEAIDFINVGDKVLIDNALLEFEVIDKKEDYVLLKALGDGKILNHKTINVPGVDLKLDFISDVDKEDISFAAGHSCDYLALSFVNSGEDVIAARKIVEDAGGDALIISKIESRMGLMNLDEIIDESDGIMVARGDLGVEVPMEHLPIIQKDIIRKCREKGKFAIVATEMLASMYESPRPTRAEVSDVANAVLDGTDCVMLSGETTIGKHPVHAVEMMDRICNYVESTIDYSKHTFYKGKVAISDTIAKLVIGASEYSDIKLIVTPTLTGFTARKISNLRSSSAILACCPSNDIARKLVLNFGVKAVITDIYENTDEMIDNVVDIAKMEFDLNKGDLIVVTGGFPLGKTRNTNSLRILEID
- a CDS encoding DUF4013 domain-containing protein; protein product: MPNQMLKGSVRYCTENKTLFLIVFIQFLIFECITNKVGGIMKTTSVIVLLVILGYGLKVTQDVINGGTSLPKISLKELLNFGVKGTIVYTFYLTIQASLLGLISLAMNFPEFELEEMILNLHETIELFFEHDPISFILFIILGLLIVYGTIFFMEIALAILADGETLKAAFDFKRIKRTVETIGWKEYAEDYTKIVAAVVILVFINGYFHSYGWISIIIGVLTDILAFTVEYRGIGNIYRGYKQKINQETALEDTSN
- a CDS encoding GNAT family N-acetyltransferase is translated as MEYRLPRMEDEDDIRDFIRECCYVEECYVMLKQELLLSDYSKWVSLIHRYASLGNGKWGRSLLLLAYDGSRLVGILPIRYEISEDYAFLYGNIGYHVRPSLRNMGYATKMLKHGLEICKEKGMARVIVGCDRDNLASSAVIKKCGGVRLRTFNDSYGVNDYYGIYLSSE